The Candidatus Nitrosocaldus cavascurensis genome segment ATGCTTAAGGAGCCAAAGGAGTTAAGTATTATACAGCTCAAGGAACTATACAAAGATAAAGGTAAGGAGGTGCCTGAGCACCGTTTTGCCTTCAAGGATGTGTATAAGATGCTTTCCACTCAAGTTAATCCAATAGAAGCAGCATATATAGCATCACAGTACGGTATAAACCTCTCTGATATAGTCAGTAAGATATCACAGATACTGTATAACACAACATATGAAGAGATCACTTGTGTAGGTCTAGATACAAATGAAGATGCGCTAATAGCAGTAGTGAGGATGAAGTTGCCATCTGGCTACTCTGGTAACCTTTGTACCAGTGGTAGTGTGGAATATGTATCATTCTGGATAGACTGGCTTGATGGTTCTGGCTGGACATATGCAGGTACCACCTCAGTTAGGGTTCATGATATAAGCAGCATGCCGAAGGAAGGGCTAGACTATTCTGTATACCTACCTGTAGATCTGAGCAGTAAAAAACAGTTATGTGAGCAAGGACCAAAGGTGGCAAGGGTTAGGGCAATACTCTCATGGAATGTAATGCCACCAGCAAATGATCCAAACTGGGTCCCGGTATGGGGTAATAGGATGGATACACGTGTACATATATCGTCAGGCACATCAGCTAAAGAAGGAGAACATATCCCCTATATAATAAATGTAGGAAGCATGAATGTCTGCAACATAGATCAGAGTACAGGGTTAGCGAATGGTCCTAGTACCGGTACAGCCAACTTTACAGCAGTAGATAGTCCATTTGGAGGCACAGTTACAATCTCTGGCTATATAGCAAATCCTCCACATTACTTGAGTGGTGGAAATGCTGGAACAAAGTTGAAGTACAAGGTCTCAGTACGCCAACTCAGCCCAATTGTTACCCAATGGCAAGCAGTAACTAACCCATTCTGGATTCAGGTGACAGAGCAGATAAGCAGTCTTACTCCAGTAACCTATAACATGCTTCAGACGCCAGATCAGAATGGATACTTTGAATATATACAGGATAATCCTCCAGGTCCATGGAGAGATGTCTTTGCAGATGTACTGGCAAGATGGAATACCTCAGGGCTTAGTGATGGGTTGTGGGAGATTAAGATAGATGTACTCAACCCGGTTACTAACCAGACATGGACAACAGGTACTTTAATCTGCAGTAATGGCAAACATATAAGCACAGTTAAGGTACGCTTGGATAATACTAAACCTAAAGCAGAACTCACGATAGATATGATAGCGAACTCAGATTATATAAGCAACCCAGTTGCAACACCAACATCTCCAATGGCTATATGCGGTAAGATGAAAGTAGGAGTATATATAATAGGCAGGTTTAGTGCAAAGGATGTAGGTACATTCGCAGAGCACTTCTACTCTTACAGCTTTGCAGTACTTCCATCACCCATAGGAGGTAACCCAACACCACAGAACTTTAAACATATGCCAGCAGCAAACTCATACCCATCTATACTTACTAGTATACAACTGCCTGCTCCACCACCATATCCAATACCGTTACCAGATGGAATATGGCAGTTGAATACAAATGGCATGCTTCCATGCGGGTATGTTGTACGCTTAACTGTATCTGATAGAACCATAGTTGATAGCAGTTACATAGGCTGGAGAGATGAAGAGGAAGTAGGCTTCTGCCTAGAATAGAGAGGCAGAATAACCCCATTTTTTATTAGTTAATGAGTTGTTGTCAGTAGTTATTATTGACCATTGATTATTGCTTATTCATAGAAAAAGTAGGTATGCAAATCCATGGAGATGTGCCGGGGGCGGGATTCGAGCCCGCGACCTCCAGATTATGAGTCTTGCCCCTCTTGTGGAGGTCTGGCGCTCTAACCAGGCTAAGCTCTCAGGCCTACTCATTCTATTCTGCTATGTTCAGTACCCCGGCTTCTCCCGGCATGTAGAGGTTGTAAGAAGCATTTAATTTACTTTATTATCAGAGATGTAAACTAATACCTAAACTAGGCCCATCTGCCATCATTTATAAACTATTTACCACTGCATCAATCAGCATACATCTATACATAAATCTAACAACTAATCCTTGCCATCCTTACCATATGCCTTTAACATAGCATCCCATCTAGCATTACTATGCTTCACCCATTGGAACTTTCTCTGTAGTGATGCTGTGTATATGCTAGCCCAATCGATCCCAGCATACTTACACCATGCATAGAAGAGCCTAGGATCTATGTAGTTCCTTAGGGATGTTGCTAGGTTGTAATCCCTGCACTGCTTTGCAAGTTCTATCTGTAACTTCAACTTCTCTATCCTCTCCTTCAGCCTCTCCTCCTGCTTCTTGGTCTTCACCTCCTTACCCATCAACTCCTTCAGCCTCTCCTCCTTTTTCCTTAACGACTCTTCGAAGTTCTTTGGCACTGCTCTCTTATGGTTGCATGTTATCGCTGCCTGAAGGTTGGCCATCTTTGCATGGTATACCTTGAGGTAATCACTCCCTCCATTTATCTTACCATCAACGCTCAACAAGTAACCCTTTACAACATCTGTAGCAAGGTAGGTTCTGAATGCCTTTGCTGTCAACCCATCCATTATGCCACTCAAGAACCTGTTAACATGCCTGGATGTTATCCCAGCAAATATCTCCTCCCCTTCCTTCTTATTTGCTATGAACTCCTCAAGGTTCTTGTATGCTATCTCATCCATCTCATCCTCTACTGTTATGCTCTTCTGCCATCTAACAGAGTCTTTACCTAGGAAGTCGAACTCTATGCTCTTACCATTGCCATTACTATTGAACTTGATATGCTCAACCCTTAGAGTACTTGCACCAACTGTATCTGCTTCATCAGCATCCTTCTCATCCCCAACCCTCATAGCTAACCTGTAGATGAGGTAGCATACTGTTGCAACCTTCCTCCTCTTCTCATCCCTAGCCTTCATCTCCCTCTCTATCCTTGCTACAACCTTGCCTATCTGCTTCGCTAACCTCATTGCGGTATCGTACTTTGCCTTATCCCTCTCCTGCCTTATCCTTGAAGAATCTGCCAACCATACATACTTCTCCTTGCCTGTCAACTTGTCTATCCACTTTGCAAGCCATATGGAGTCATGATCATGCACTACTGCCTTCCAGTTCGCTTCAGGTACTGGTGCATCCTCACCAAGGTTAAGGATCACATCGCTAGCCTCAACCCTTGGCTTCCATCTTCCTCGAAGTGGATGTTCACCTCTACCCATGAATATGCCTGGAGGTTCCACCATCCAATTTGCTACCTCATACTTCTCACCATCAACTATAGCATATCCATATATGGACTTCAACTGCTCCCTAAGCCTCTTCCTCTCACTTGCTAGCCTCTTCCTAGTCTCCTTATCCATACTGCTCTTCATCTCCTTCTCCCTATCAACATAGGCATACACCTCACTGAAGTCTATATCCTCTACTCTAGCATCTCTATACTTCTCAGGGAAGAGTTTGAGGAAGTCGCTAAGGAAGTTGAGTAGGAACACAGGATCCTTCACATACTGGGTATCCTTCTTCTTTGCAAATGCATAGGCCATCTCCTCCTGCTCTGGTGTAAGCCTTATCATCTCACCCTTTATCCTTATGCTGAGCCCTTTAGGCTCATAGGGGGGAGGTAGTGCTACACCATTATGCTGTAGTTGCCTCCACTTCATCCTCCAAATCTTATACCTTGTACTATAATATAAGTGCAGTTAAGTTCCTTAAGATAATTATCTTGTATATTTGCTGCCATGATCAATACGCTTTGTAGAGGCATGACTCTAGAGCCTCCTTAAGCATAGGCACTGTATCAAATGATGAGATCTCTTCAGGCTTTATCCAGAGGTATGAATCATGCTCCCAGTCAAGCCTTACATCATTGCTACTAGACTCAAATAGGTATGGGTGTACAACCCATATGGTATCATTATCCTCATCCACAACCTCCACTTCTCTTCCAGTACTTATAAGCATAAGAGATGCTCTAGGGATGCCAGTCTCCTCCTCTATCTCCCTGTATGCCCTCTCTAACGCATCCTCAGCCTGCTCTATATAGCCTGAGATCCCAGCCCACTTGTGCTTCATGGTCTTAACCCTGCTACTCCTCCTTAGGATTAGTATCCTACCTTTATGCATTACAAAGGAGGTTACAACATGCACCCTCCTCATCTTATCCCTCTCATCCTCTCCTCTCTAAGCCCTTCTCTTTTCTTCCCTCACTTCTCTCCTCTACTCTACTCTCCTCTCTCCTTCATCCCTTCCACCCATCTCTTACCGCTAATCTCCTTCAGCAGCATGTACATGAGCCTATATGAACCCTCTATATCAGTGCATGATGCTATCTTATGCTTTACCTTGTTATAGATCCTCTCAAGCGCATCCCTATCCCTAGTATCTATACAGGAAAGGAGATGCTCATTACCTGCTATGAACCTCTTAAGGTAGCGCTTAACATGCCTATTCATGAGTAGAGATGAGAATAGCCTTGGATCATCGTTAAGTATACCTTCGAATATGAGTGATTGAAGTGTAAACGTGCTTCCTGCAAGTTCTTTGCATAGTGCTATATCCTTGCAGTCAAGTAGACCAGCAAATGCTACGTTCATTGCATATACCATGCCTAAGACTAGAGCCATTGCTCTATCATGCTCATCAACATCATCAACCCTGATGAGTGTAGCATTAGGGAATATCTCCCTTGCAATATTCTCCTCCTCCATTCCATCAATTACAGGGATGAGTACAAACCTGTTGGATGCATTGATATCAGCACCAGGACCAAAGAGTGGATGCAATGAGAGTGGCTTTACACCATACCTCTCTACAGCATCCCTTAACGCTCTATGCACATCATGCTTGAGTGATGATATCTCTACAAGTATGGAGCCTCTATGCATGTACCTTGCTACTCTGTATATGGCCTTTGGCATCATATCCATAGGGAGGGAGAGCATGATTAGATCTGAGTTGTTAAGGATTGTATAAGTAGATGATGAGGTATAATTGCTCTTAACATCATTGAGTAGTGATGAGTTGACTATGGTTATCCTCTCTTCTCCCCTTTCTCCTCTTCCTTCTACTTCTCTTCCTCCCCCAGCAACATCTTTACCCTCAAGCAATATAGATGATAATGCTTGTAGAGCGTTATCATCTATATCGTTGATGTATAGGCTATACCCTCTCATGTAGAAGTACCTTGTAAACCATGAACCCATCCTTCCTCCAGCGCCTATTATGGTTATCTTCATGTATTGCTACCCCATAAACAGTATGTACATCACATCGTAGCCTTTCCTTGCTCCTCTACACCACTAACCTTCTCTAGCACATCCTTGATTATATCAAGCCCTATACTAAGAAGCCTCTCATCCACTCCTGCTGATATCCTTATGAACCTATCATAGCAAGAGCCGAATCCACTCCCTGGAGCAACTGCAACACCCCTCTCAAGTAGCGCATCTACAAACCTCTTCATATCACAGTTGAGATCAACCTTAGCAAAGACGTACATTGCTCCATCTGGCCTATAGAAGGATAATGGCATATCCATGAGCCTTCTGCATATAAGATCAAGCCTTGACTTTATTATTTCAGCATTCCTCTTAACATCATCCATACTGGAGAGTGCAGCAAGTGCAGAGTACTGTATAGGCTCTGCAACGCATGTAAGCATCATACTCTGCAACCTGCTCATCCCCTCTATAATCTGCCTTGATGTAGTAGCAGCATAACCTATCCTGAAGCCAGTCATCGATGGACCCTTTGAGAAAGATGATACCATTATGATCTTATCATCATTGTAGGAGAGGATGCTTGTGAACTCCTTGAATGCAAGATCAGCGTATACCTCATCGCTCAGTATCATCATGCCTTTGCTCCTTGCAACGTCAACTATAGCATCTAGGGTATCCTTCTCTATCATCTTACCAGTAGGGTTGTTTGGATAGTTAAGGATGATCATCCTTGTATTTTGGTTTATTATGCTCTTTAACTTCTCAACATCTATACTCCATCCATCCTCCAGCCTTGTACTTAACCTCCTTACCTTTACCCCTATGAACTCAGCAATATCGATGTATGCAGGCCATGCTGGCTCTACAACAAGCACCTCATCCCCTGGCTTCAACGATGCTAGCATTGCAAGGTATACTGCGAACCTCCCTCCAGGAGTAACGATTACATCATCCTTGCTTAATGATGCACTGTATCTAGCATTGAGCATATCTGCCATTGCAGATCTTAACTCCTCTATACCCTTGCTCTCAGTGTAATGGTACCTTCCCTTATCCAACGCATCTATGAGCGACTGCCTAACCTTGGATGGGATGGTAAGCCTTGGCTCCCCTATCTCCATGTGTATTATCTCCCTTCCCATTCGCTCAAGCATCCTTGCTTTGGAGAATACATCCACTGGTCTTATCCTTGGTGAATCTCTACCTACAACAGTTGTAGTAGTATTAGTAGCAACTGTTGTTGTAGTAGCAGTAGTAGCCCCATCTCCTCCCATTCTTTCCCCCTCCCTTCCTCTACCCATCTCTTCATACATAGCCTCCTGCACCCTTGTTGACTCTGCAAACAGTAGGTTTAGTATCCTGTTAACGAATATTCTATCAAGGGATAGAGCATCACACATGCTCAGTATATGATTTCTCAACTCATCCTCTGCCTTTGTATCAACTATCCCAAGACCATGCATCCTCTTCACCATGCCTATCCTCCTTGCAATATCTAACCTCTTGCTCAGCAACCTAGCAAGATCCTCTGTTAGGCTCCTTATATCTGCCCTAAGCTCATCAAGTTCATTGCTCATGTAGATCACATTCACTTACTAGCATTCAGCACTGGCTTTATCATACCAGCCCTTATAGCATGGTCAGCAAGGATGAATGCAACCATTGCTTCTACAACTGGTACTGCTCTAGGTACTACGCATGGATCATGCCTCCCTGCAACAACTATCTCTGTACTTTGCATGCTCTCAAGATCTACAGTGCTTTGGGTCTTTGCTATCGATGATGCTGGTTTGAATGCAACCCTTAGCAGTAATGGCATACCATTGCTGAGCCCTCCAAGTATGCCACCAGCATTATTGCTGGTAGTAACAACCTTACCATCCTTTACCGTATATGGATCGTTATTCTCAGAGCCTCTCACACTTGATCCATGGAAACCAGATCCAAACTCAACACCTTTAACTGCTGGTATAGAGAACAATGCTCTGCTTAGATCAGACTCTAATGCACCAAATATTGGCTCCCCTAACCCTATGGGCATGTTCAATGCAATACACTCTACAACCCCGCCAAGGGAATCACCATCATGCCTTGCTCTGATTATTGCTTCCCTCATAAGCTCAGCAGTCCTTTGGTCTGGACACCTTACATCGTTGCTGTATCTTAACCTCTTTGCATCTATTGATAGGTTTGAGTCCATCCTTATACCTCCTATCTCAAGAGTATATGCTATCACCTCTATGCCAAGTGTATAGGCTAGTAACTTCTCTGCCAATGCTCCTGCCATGACGAATGTTGCAGTCAACCTACCAGAGAACCTACCCCCTCCCCTGTAATCATTGTATCCAGCATACTTGATATATGCTGGGTAATCTGCATGACCTGGTCTAGGTTTGAACCTGATCTGCTCATACGCTCTAGAATCCTGATCCTTGTTCCAGATGAGCATGCATATAGGTGCGCCAGTAGTGTATCCATTGAAGACCCCAGAGAGTATCTCAACCCTATCCTCCTCCTTCCTTTGAGTAGTAACTATTGACTGGCCAGGCCTCCTCAGATCCAACTTGATCTGTATATCCTCTTCCTTTAAGGGGAGGCCAGCGGGGCAACCATCTACTACAACCCCTACACATCTACCATGACTCTCCCCAAATGTTATCATGCTGAGACGCTCCCCTAACACGTTACCAAGCATATGCAAGGCTTATCTATATAGAGACATATATCTTTTAAAATCATCTACTTGAAGTGATACCATAAGCATCCCAACATATCAATTGATGGTGTTGCAAGTTGGTATCTTTGTCAACATATCTACCTTTACATTTAAAAGTAGTAGAGGTAAAGCAAGGTCATGCTCAGGTGTAGATCAAACAATATTATGAAGATAGATGAGGATCATACCATAGTATTTGATGACTTTCATAATGTTGAACTTGATGAGAAGGCAGATATGATATTTGCTGATCCTCCATTTGGGATAGAGTTCAAGGCAAACATGGCAACATACAACAGGAGCCCAGATGCATTATCATACGTTGAGATACCAAGCAAAGAGTACCCAGCATTCATAAAGAGCCTTGTTGGGTGGTGCTATACTAACCTTAAGGATGATGGGAGTATGTGGCTAGTCTCAGGTTGGAACAATCTTAGACATGTGCTTGATGCTGTTGATGATGTAGGGTTCATAACACTGAACCATGTTATATGGAAGTACCAGTTTGGTGTATTTACACGCAAGAGGTTTGTAACATCCCACTACCATCTCCTGCTTCTTGTAAAGGATAAGGATAGATACACGTTCAACAAGCCAGAACATTATGCTGAGGATGTATGGATTATAAAGAGACCATATAAGCATGGTGAGGCTACTGCTGGCAATGAACTTCCAGATGAGTTGGTTGAGAGATGCATATACACATCATCAAACAAGGGCGATCTGGTTGTTGATCCAGTACTTGGCTCTGGCACAACCATGAAAGCATGTAGGAAGATGGGTAGGAGGTGTATAGGGATAGAGATAAACCCTGCACTTGAAGCAAGGATTGTGAGAAAACTTGCTCTACATATCTCTAATGATAATGAAAATATGAAGTTACACGATGTAAATCTCAGTCTATGATCCTAACATCTGCACCTATCCTTACAAGATCATCTAGGAACGATGGATATGAGACATCAACGCTGCTAAGCCCTCTAACTATTGAGTGCTCTGTAAGCATGGATGCTATGCAGAGTACCATGAACAGCCTATGATCATCATAAGACTCTAGCATAGCATTCTTGAGAACCTTTGGAGGGGTTATGATAAGACCATCATCCAACTCTTTTACAACAGCCCCAAACTTGCTTAACTCCCTAGCAAGGTTTGCTATCCTATCTGTCTCCTTGAACCTTGCATGTGTAACCCCCCTTATCTCAACTCTCCCCTTGCTCTTTAATGCTAGTATAGCAACAACTGGGAGGAGATCTGGTGTATCAGCAAGGTTGAACGCTCCACCATCAAGCATGCTCTCCTCAACATGTACCATACCTCTCCCAGTATCAACATGTATCCTAGCACCCATATCCCTCAGTATATCAACTATCCTAGAGTCACCCTGTGGTAGTGTAAAGTCCAAGCCTTCAACCCTAACACTCCCACCAGCAAGGGCACCAGCAGCAAGCATTATTGCAGCACTAGAAAAGTCCCCTGGTACTGTAAAGTTGGTATGCTTGTACTCCTGTCTTGCTATGCTATAATGCTTGTAATCATCGTTATCAACTCTTGCTGAGAATGCTCTCATAACTGCTATTGTTGAGTCTATGTACGGCCTTGACACCTGCTCTCCCATGATGCTCAACACCACATCATGCCTTGCATATACAGATGGTATAAGCAGTGCAGAGATGAACTGGCTTGATATGCTACCAGTTATCCTTGCCTCTCCCCCCTCAATACCATGCCCATTGATGAGTAATGGAGGGGTGCCATCTGCAAGTGACCGGCATTGTACTCCCAACTGCTTCAACGCATCTAGCAGTGGTTGCATAGGCCTCCTATTGAGGCTAGAGTCGCCATAGAGTAGTGTACTCCCTTCCTTGACTAATGCTGATACAGCTGCAAGTATCCTTATTGTTGTGCCAGAGTTTTCAGCATCTATCTCTCTATAGCCAAGTGTAAACTCCCTTCTTCCATAAACTATGAGCATCCTGCCCCTGCTACCCCTGTTACCCTCGCTACCCCCGCTAGCATTACCAATGCTATCACGAGTACTGCTGCTAGTAATCCTACTACTACCACCACCATACCCATCATCCTCAAGTCCTATGTAGGAGCCAAGTACCCTGCATCCATGTATAGTTGCATTGGTATCCCTAGCAAGGAGTGCATTCCTTACTATGGATGCTTTGCCATCATCAACTAGGGAAGAGACAACGATTGCTCTATGCGTATAGCTCTTGCTTGGAGGGCATACTATACTACCATCTATCCTTGAACGCCTAACCTCAACGCTATCCCTCAACCATGCTCACCACTGCCTTCTCATTACTTGCCTTACTCCTTATAACCTCTCCGTAGTTCTGCCATACATATGCTATATCCTTAGCCTTGCTCTCGCTATCAGTGATTGCAGTAACTGCTGGACCGTTACCACTTATACCTGCTGCTAGAGCACCATGCTCAAGGGCATCCAGAACAAGGTTGTATGGAATAGATAGAAGAGATGAGACTAGCACACCATTGAGTATCATAGCATCCCAATACCTCCCATCCTCTGCAAGCCTTACAGCATGGTTGAAATGCTCTACAAGTAGAGGGTGCCTAAGCCTCATAGGATCACTCCTCCTTATCCCCATAGGTAGGAGTATCACAACATTAACATTCTCATCTACCCTCTCATGCTTTAGTATCCTCCTAGCATGGTTATCAGTAACAAATATACCACCAAAGTAGCATGCACATGCATCGTCGAATGCCCCAGTTATACTCACCCTGCTCTCTATAGAGGCTGAGACAGCAGCATCTATAACCTTAAGATCTCTAGCAGTTATCCAATCTCTAGCATCATCATGGTTATCCTCATCACCATAATTATCATCGTTAACAACTAACCTATGGCAGGCAAGTGCTATAGCATTTGATACAGCACTTGAACTCTTGAGACCATAGCCCATAGGTATCCTTGACCTTATCTCTATAGCAATATCCTTATGCTTGAGCATATCATCTGGCATGATCCTCTTGATTATGTTATGGATGAACCCTACATCTCCTGTATTAGACACAATCCTACCTTGCCCACTGCTCATCCTCACAGTAACGTTGACTCCTAACCCTATACCAAGGGTTGAACCCTTGCCAGTTGGTATTGCATTTACTATGGATATTGCACCATGCATATTTACCATGGCAATCCTAGTATTGCTATTGGTATCTCTATCCATGCCTATCACCAAATGCCAAGTATCTTAGCACAGCATTGCTCATAACATCTCTAGGTGCATCTATACCAAGCCAGATATCCAATGCCTTTGCACCCTGCTCTACAAGCATCTCATAACCATGGATGATCATTGCATCTGCATTGAGGGCATTCCTTATCAGTCTAGTCTCCATAGGCCTATAGACTAGATCATAGACTATGCTCCTACTATCTATATCATTGCTATCGAGTATGCTAACATCCTCATACCCATGGTAGCCTTGCATGCCTATAGGAGTAGCATTGACTATGAGATAACATT includes the following:
- a CDS encoding ComEA family DNA-binding protein, whose amino-acid sequence is METASIKPNQLNENEIKSILDFLNNTKDASSIAAKIEVIGERDIGIKIAEAIVAKRAEIGGFKSLDDVMSVPGIGEKRFTDIAVSVLAREVEPERIYFKQLLLQNPNYFGNIKDSILEPVKPLKLSTKYEELMCVGYNPPSKRLEAVVHIKQSFGYGGGVCSAGTQEYVRFFIDWNNDGNWKDVGMVSFTVYNILGEKPLEYAVTLAIDVDDVFCKVEKLPKVRAILSWNVMPPANDPNWVPVWGNVKDTHIQIDTFKWLPLKDFVKVLNVKIPIELAEIDMEQKIMLKEPKELSIIQLKELYKDKGKEVPEHRFAFKDVYKMLSTQVNPIEAAYIASQYGINLSDIVSKISQILYNTTYEEITCVGLDTNEDALIAVVRMKLPSGYSGNLCTSGSVEYVSFWIDWLDGSGWTYAGTTSVRVHDISSMPKEGLDYSVYLPVDLSSKKQLCEQGPKVARVRAILSWNVMPPANDPNWVPVWGNRMDTRVHISSGTSAKEGEHIPYIINVGSMNVCNIDQSTGLANGPSTGTANFTAVDSPFGGTVTISGYIANPPHYLSGGNAGTKLKYKVSVRQLSPIVTQWQAVTNPFWIQVTEQISSLTPVTYNMLQTPDQNGYFEYIQDNPPGPWRDVFADVLARWNTSGLSDGLWEIKIDVLNPVTNQTWTTGTLICSNGKHISTVKVRLDNTKPKAELTIDMIANSDYISNPVATPTSPMAICGKMKVGVYIIGRFSAKDVGTFAEHFYSYSFAVLPSPIGGNPTPQNFKHMPAANSYPSILTSIQLPAPPPYPIPLPDGIWQLNTNGMLPCGYVVRLTVSDRTIVDSSYIGWRDEEEVGFCLE
- a CDS encoding DNA topoisomerase I codes for the protein MKWRQLQHNGVALPPPYEPKGLSIRIKGEMIRLTPEQEEMAYAFAKKKDTQYVKDPVFLLNFLSDFLKLFPEKYRDARVEDIDFSEVYAYVDREKEMKSSMDKETRKRLASERKRLREQLKSIYGYAIVDGEKYEVANWMVEPPGIFMGRGEHPLRGRWKPRVEASDVILNLGEDAPVPEANWKAVVHDHDSIWLAKWIDKLTGKEKYVWLADSSRIRQERDKAKYDTAMRLAKQIGKVVARIEREMKARDEKRRKVATVCYLIYRLAMRVGDEKDADEADTVGASTLRVEHIKFNSNGNGKSIEFDFLGKDSVRWQKSITVEDEMDEIAYKNLEEFIANKKEGEEIFAGITSRHVNRFLSGIMDGLTAKAFRTYLATDVVKGYLLSVDGKINGGSDYLKVYHAKMANLQAAITCNHKRAVPKNFEESLRKKEERLKELMGKEVKTKKQEERLKERIEKLKLQIELAKQCRDYNLATSLRNYIDPRLFYAWCKYAGIDWASIYTASLQRKFQWVKHSNARWDAMLKAYGKDGKD
- a CDS encoding NUDIX domain-containing protein, with the translated sequence MRRVHVVTSFVMHKGRILILRRSSRVKTMKHKWAGISGYIEQAEDALERAYREIEEETGIPRASLMLISTGREVEVVDEDNDTIWVVHPYLFESSSNDVRLDWEHDSYLWIKPEEISSFDTVPMLKEALESCLYKAY
- a CDS encoding prephenate dehydrogenase/arogenate dehydrogenase family protein, which codes for MKITIIGAGGRMGSWFTRYFYMRGYSLYINDIDDNALQALSSILLEGKDVAGGGREVEGRGERGEERITIVNSSLLNDVKSNYTSSSTYTILNNSDLIMLSLPMDMMPKAIYRVARYMHRGSILVEISSLKHDVHRALRDAVERYGVKPLSLHPLFGPGADINASNRFVLIPVIDGMEEENIAREIFPNATLIRVDDVDEHDRAMALVLGMVYAMNVAFAGLLDCKDIALCKELAGSTFTLQSLIFEGILNDDPRLFSSLLMNRHVKRYLKRFIAGNEHLLSCIDTRDRDALERIYNKVKHKIASCTDIEGSYRLMYMLLKEISGKRWVEGMKERGE
- a CDS encoding aminotransferase class I/II-fold pyridoxal phosphate-dependent enzyme, with product MSNELDELRADIRSLTEDLARLLSKRLDIARRIGMVKRMHGLGIVDTKAEDELRNHILSMCDALSLDRIFVNRILNLLFAESTRVQEAMYEEMGRGREGERMGGDGATTATTTTVATNTTTTVVGRDSPRIRPVDVFSKARMLERMGREIIHMEIGEPRLTIPSKVRQSLIDALDKGRYHYTESKGIEELRSAMADMLNARYSASLSKDDVIVTPGGRFAVYLAMLASLKPGDEVLVVEPAWPAYIDIAEFIGVKVRRLSTRLEDGWSIDVEKLKSIINQNTRMIILNYPNNPTGKMIEKDTLDAIVDVARSKGMMILSDEVYADLAFKEFTSILSYNDDKIIMVSSFSKGPSMTGFRIGYAATTSRQIIEGMSRLQSMMLTCVAEPIQYSALAALSSMDDVKRNAEIIKSRLDLICRRLMDMPLSFYRPDGAMYVFAKVDLNCDMKRFVDALLERGVAVAPGSGFGSCYDRFIRISAGVDERLLSIGLDIIKDVLEKVSGVEEQGKATM
- the aroC gene encoding chorismate synthase, whose product is MLGNVLGERLSMITFGESHGRCVGVVVDGCPAGLPLKEEDIQIKLDLRRPGQSIVTTQRKEEDRVEILSGVFNGYTTGAPICMLIWNKDQDSRAYEQIRFKPRPGHADYPAYIKYAGYNDYRGGGRFSGRLTATFVMAGALAEKLLAYTLGIEVIAYTLEIGGIRMDSNLSIDAKRLRYSNDVRCPDQRTAELMREAIIRARHDGDSLGGVVECIALNMPIGLGEPIFGALESDLSRALFSIPAVKGVEFGSGFHGSSVRGSENNDPYTVKDGKVVTTSNNAGGILGGLSNGMPLLLRVAFKPASSIAKTQSTVDLESMQSTEIVVAGRHDPCVVPRAVPVVEAMVAFILADHAIRAGMIKPVLNASK
- a CDS encoding DNA-methyltransferase, which translates into the protein MLRCRSNNIMKIDEDHTIVFDDFHNVELDEKADMIFADPPFGIEFKANMATYNRSPDALSYVEIPSKEYPAFIKSLVGWCYTNLKDDGSMWLVSGWNNLRHVLDAVDDVGFITLNHVIWKYQFGVFTRKRFVTSHYHLLLLVKDKDRYTFNKPEHYAEDVWIIKRPYKHGEATAGNELPDELVERCIYTSSNKGDLVVDPVLGSGTTMKACRKMGRRCIGIEINPALEARIVRKLALHISNDNENMKLHDVNLSL
- the aroA gene encoding 3-phosphoshikimate 1-carboxyvinyltransferase; translated protein: MRDSVEVRRSRIDGSIVCPPSKSYTHRAIVVSSLVDDGKASIVRNALLARDTNATIHGCRVLGSYIGLEDDGYGGGSSRITSSSTRDSIGNASGGSEGNRGSRGRMLIVYGRREFTLGYREIDAENSGTTIRILAAVSALVKEGSTLLYGDSSLNRRPMQPLLDALKQLGVQCRSLADGTPPLLINGHGIEGGEARITGSISSQFISALLIPSVYARHDVVLSIMGEQVSRPYIDSTIAVMRAFSARVDNDDYKHYSIARQEYKHTNFTVPGDFSSAAIMLAAGALAGGSVRVEGLDFTLPQGDSRIVDILRDMGARIHVDTGRGMVHVEESMLDGGAFNLADTPDLLPVVAILALKSKGRVEIRGVTHARFKETDRIANLARELSKFGAVVKELDDGLIITPPKVLKNAMLESYDDHRLFMVLCIASMLTEHSIVRGLSSVDVSYPSFLDDLVRIGADVRIID
- a CDS encoding shikimate kinase; this encodes MDRDTNSNTRIAMVNMHGAISIVNAIPTGKGSTLGIGLGVNVTVRMSSGQGRIVSNTGDVGFIHNIIKRIMPDDMLKHKDIAIEIRSRIPMGYGLKSSSAVSNAIALACHRLVVNDDNYGDEDNHDDARDWITARDLKVIDAAVSASIESRVSITGAFDDACACYFGGIFVTDNHARRILKHERVDENVNVVILLPMGIRRSDPMRLRHPLLVEHFNHAVRLAEDGRYWDAMILNGVLVSSLLSIPYNLVLDALEHGALAAGISGNGPAVTAITDSESKAKDIAYVWQNYGEVIRSKASNEKAVVSMVEG